A window of Campylobacter concisus contains these coding sequences:
- a CDS encoding ribose-phosphate pyrophosphokinase: MRGYKIFSGTANIELSKKISQYLSLPLSEASIKRFSDGEISVQIGESVRGKDVFVIQPTCAPTNTNLMELLILTDALRRSSASSITAIVPYFGYARQDRKAAPRVPITAKLVANMMQTAGIDRVVTMDLHAGQIQGFFDIPVDNLYGSIIFNDYVRAKNLPNPIVASPDVGGVARARALAKNLNLDMVIVDKRREKANESEVMNIIGDVNGKDVILVDDMIDTAGTIVKAAEIFKERGATSVMAFCTHPVLSGPAYDRLRLGFLDELVVTDTIPLAEELPCIKVLSAASLFGEVIRRVYHNESVNSLF, encoded by the coding sequence ATGAGAGGCTATAAAATTTTCTCAGGAACGGCTAATATTGAGCTTTCAAAGAAAATTTCGCAATATCTTTCACTTCCTCTTAGCGAGGCAAGTATAAAAAGATTTAGCGATGGAGAGATTAGTGTGCAAATCGGCGAGAGCGTGCGCGGAAAAGATGTTTTTGTCATTCAGCCAACATGTGCACCAACAAATACAAATTTAATGGAGCTACTTATCTTAACTGACGCTTTAAGACGTAGTAGTGCAAGCTCTATAACAGCGATCGTGCCTTACTTTGGCTATGCTAGACAAGATAGAAAAGCAGCTCCTAGAGTGCCAATCACTGCAAAACTAGTGGCAAACATGATGCAAACAGCAGGTATCGATAGAGTCGTCACTATGGATCTTCACGCAGGACAAATTCAAGGATTTTTTGATATTCCGGTTGATAACCTTTATGGAAGTATCATTTTTAATGACTACGTAAGAGCTAAAAATTTACCAAATCCAATCGTTGCAAGTCCTGATGTAGGCGGCGTGGCTCGTGCTAGAGCCTTGGCTAAAAATCTAAATCTTGATATGGTTATCGTAGATAAGCGCCGCGAAAAAGCAAATGAAAGCGAAGTAATGAATATAATCGGCGACGTAAACGGCAAAGACGTGATCTTGGTTGATGATATGATCGATACGGCTGGCACGATCGTAAAAGCAGCTGAAATTTTTAAAGAGCGTGGCGCAACTAGCGTTATGGCGTTTTGCACGCATCCAGTCCTTAGCGGACCGGCTTACGATAGGCTAAGACTGGGCTTTTTGGATGAGTTAGTGGTAACAGATACAATCCCTCTAGCTGAGGAGCTTCCTTGTATAAAAGTGCTAAGTGCGGCTTCTTTATTTGGCGAAGTGATACGCCGTGTATATCACAATGAAAGCGTAAATAGCTTATTTTAA
- a CDS encoding radical SAM protein: MVFGPINSRRFGISLGIDLSPNQKSCNFDCVYCELSGAKPVEEIENPPSVDEIISDLKEALKTHQNIDVITLTANGEPTLYPHLKELIAKVNELKGSTKTLILSNGSGVRDPKICEALHGLDIVKFSLDSAVQSTFKKIDRNKSGIEVNELIKAMAKFRKEFTGELVLEILVVAGFNDKKSEFEALNVAINEIAPHRVDIGTIDRPPAYNVKSVDAKKLEELAKQISGVPVNIAKAHKIEQKYNFSEEEILEMLRRRPQTIANVEENFSEHSKQILNKLLQQDVVYLADVAGVKFYKLRA; this comes from the coding sequence ATCGTCTTTGGACCGATAAATTCTCGCCGTTTTGGCATAAGCCTAGGCATCGATCTAAGCCCAAATCAAAAATCATGTAATTTTGACTGCGTTTATTGTGAGCTAAGTGGCGCAAAGCCAGTTGAAGAGATAGAAAATCCTCCAAGCGTTGATGAGATCATAAGCGATTTAAAAGAAGCATTAAAAACTCATCAAAACATCGATGTCATCACACTTACGGCAAATGGCGAACCAACTCTTTACCCACACTTAAAAGAGCTGATAGCAAAAGTAAATGAGCTAAAAGGTAGCACAAAAACACTTATTTTGAGTAATGGCTCAGGCGTGCGTGACCCAAAAATTTGTGAAGCACTACATGGGCTTGATATAGTGAAATTTAGCCTTGATAGCGCGGTGCAAAGCACTTTTAAAAAGATAGACCGCAATAAAAGTGGTATAGAAGTAAATGAACTTATAAAAGCAATGGCTAAATTTCGCAAGGAATTTACTGGCGAGCTTGTGCTTGAAATTTTAGTCGTGGCTGGATTTAACGACAAAAAAAGTGAGTTTGAAGCACTTAATGTGGCGATAAATGAGATAGCTCCGCACCGAGTGGATATTGGCACGATAGATCGTCCACCAGCTTATAATGTAAAGAGTGTAGATGCCAAAAAACTAGAGGAGCTAGCCAAGCAGATAAGTGGTGTACCGGTTAATATAGCTAAAGCTCACAAAATAGAGCAAAAGTATAACTTTAGTGAGGAAGAAATTTTAGAAATGCTAAGGCGTCGTCCGCAAACTATCGCAAATGTTGAAGAAAATTTCTCAGAGCACTCAAAGCAAATTTTAAACAAGCTCTTGCAACAAGATGTGGTTTATCTAGCCGATGTTGCTGGGGTAAAATTTTACAAACTAAGAGCATAA
- a CDS encoding pyridoxamine kinase, which produces MKRILTIQDISCVGKCSLTVALPIISAQGIEACILPTALLSTHTGFKNFTFRDLTDEFDAITRVWHKENIAFDGIYTGFLGSFSQLELIEKIFNEFNDSTSLILVDPCMGDNGKLYHGFDEKFVMKMRELCTKAHVITPNITEASFMCGMPFLGSDYKQDYILELLEGLASFGVRKIVLKGIRYKQNECGIIAYDTKTKEKVEYFHEFLPFHTSGTGDIFASVLFGSLVNGESMQNAIKKAANFVLSSIKITLKDKSRTWYGVQFEKILGTLSK; this is translated from the coding sequence ATGAAAAGAATCCTTACAATACAAGATATCTCGTGCGTTGGTAAATGTTCCCTTACCGTTGCACTTCCAATAATTAGCGCTCAAGGCATTGAGGCGTGCATATTGCCTACTGCGCTACTTTCGACTCATACTGGCTTTAAAAATTTCACATTTCGTGATCTGACTGATGAATTTGACGCAATAACACGAGTATGGCACAAAGAAAATATCGCATTTGATGGAATTTATACCGGATTTTTAGGTAGCTTTAGTCAGCTTGAGCTGATAGAGAAAATTTTTAATGAGTTTAATGACTCTACTTCACTAATACTTGTAGATCCTTGCATGGGCGACAATGGCAAGCTCTACCATGGATTTGATGAAAAATTTGTTATGAAAATGCGTGAGCTTTGCACAAAGGCTCACGTCATCACGCCAAATATAACTGAAGCAAGCTTTATGTGCGGGATGCCGTTTTTAGGCAGTGACTATAAGCAAGATTATATTTTAGAGTTGCTTGAAGGCTTAGCTAGCTTTGGAGTTAGAAAGATTGTGCTAAAGGGCATTAGATACAAGCAAAATGAATGTGGCATCATAGCTTACGACACAAAGACAAAAGAGAAGGTAGAGTATTTTCACGAATTTTTGCCATTTCACACGAGTGGAACTGGAGATATATTTGCTTCTGTGCTTTTTGGCTCGCTAGTAAATGGCGAAAGCATGCAAAATGCCATCAAAAAGGCAGCAAACTTTGTGCTTAGCAGCATTAAAATCACGCTAAAAGATAAGAGCCGCACATGGTATGGTGTGCAGTTTGAAAAGATACTTGGCACTCTTTCAAAATAG
- a CDS encoding sigma-54-dependent transcriptional regulator, with the protein MNIVIVEDDINMRKSLEIALGEYEELNIKSYKSAVEALKKLSDDTDLIITDINMPKMDGLEFIKELNGKFDVIIMTGNATLNKAIESVRLGVKDFLTKPFDVSTLYEAIKRVEALKQKTPKISKKAEEKSENNGFLATSKALETTLNIALKAARTDASIMLSGESGVGKEVFAKFIHANSPRKDAAFIALNMAAIPENLIESELFGFEKGAFTDAATTKKGQFELANGGTLFLDEIGEMPINLQPKLLRALQEREITRLGATKSEKIDVRIICATNANLELAMKEGRFREDLFYRLNTIPLFIPPLRERKDEILPIAQDTLEKCCKEYGFEAKNFSKAAKEELLSYDYPGNIRELISVVQRAAILSEGDEILLKDLFLQARSKK; encoded by the coding sequence ATGAATATCGTCATAGTAGAAGATGACATCAATATGCGAAAGTCGCTTGAGATCGCACTTGGCGAGTATGAAGAGCTAAACATCAAGAGTTACAAGAGCGCAGTTGAAGCTTTAAAAAAGCTAAGCGACGACACTGATCTAATCATCACCGACATAAACATGCCTAAGATGGACGGACTCGAGTTCATTAAGGAGCTAAACGGCAAATTTGACGTCATCATAATGACTGGAAACGCCACACTTAACAAGGCAATCGAAAGTGTTAGGCTTGGCGTGAAGGACTTTTTAACAAAGCCATTTGACGTCTCAACGCTTTATGAGGCGATAAAAAGGGTGGAGGCGCTAAAGCAAAAAACTCCAAAAATTTCAAAAAAAGCTGAAGAAAAAAGCGAAAATAACGGCTTTTTAGCTACTTCAAAGGCACTTGAAACCACGCTAAATATCGCGCTAAAAGCTGCAAGAACAGACGCCTCAATAATGCTTAGTGGAGAAAGTGGCGTTGGCAAGGAGGTCTTTGCTAAATTTATCCACGCAAACTCACCAAGAAAAGATGCGGCATTTATCGCTCTAAATATGGCTGCCATCCCTGAAAATTTGATAGAAAGCGAGCTTTTTGGTTTTGAAAAGGGCGCATTTACTGATGCTGCGACTACCAAAAAAGGGCAGTTTGAGCTGGCAAATGGAGGAACGCTATTTTTAGATGAGATCGGCGAGATGCCCATAAATTTACAACCAAAGCTGCTTCGTGCCTTGCAGGAGCGCGAGATAACAAGACTTGGCGCTACAAAGAGCGAAAAGATAGATGTTCGCATCATCTGCGCTACAAACGCAAATTTAGAGCTTGCAATGAAAGAGGGCAGGTTTAGAGAGGATCTTTTCTACCGCCTAAATACGATCCCGCTTTTCATCCCCCCACTTCGTGAGCGAAAAGATGAAATTTTACCTATCGCGCAGGATACTTTAGAGAAGTGCTGTAAAGAGTATGGCTTTGAGGCTAAAAATTTCTCAAAAGCGGCAAAAGAGGAACTTTTGAGCTATGACTATCCAGGCAACATAAGAGAGCTCATCTCAGTCGTGCAGCGTGCAGCGATACTAAGTGAGGGTGATGAAATTTTGCTAAAAGATCTATTTTTACAAGCCAGAAGCAAAAAATAG
- the rimO gene encoding 30S ribosomal protein S12 methylthiotransferase RimO, producing MPKLHLISLGCNKNLVDSEIMLGRLQNYDITGDISDADVIIVNTCGFIKSAKEESIQTILEMHEARKNGSLLVVTGCLMQRYKDELMKELPEVDLFTGVADYDKIDEIILKKQNLFSPQTYLQANEERVITGSNYHAYIKISEGCNQKCSFCAIPTFKGKLKSRSLENIVNEVKNLVKKGYYDFSFLSQDSSSYMRDQGVSDGLINLIDEIEKIKGVRSARILYLYPSTTSKELIERIIASPVFHNYFDMPIQHISEDMLKIMKRGSGAKKIKELLNLMRNAENSFLRTGVIVGHPGESEEDFEELCKFLEEFKFDRISAFAYSKEEDTASFEMEQIPAKIISKRLNKIEKITKKLINESLQKEIGKQIYASLEGESSEGEMFYAAKKDIWDKDIDGEILINESDVKELEIGSLYLCEVTDVVDQKLIAKIIKKAK from the coding sequence ATGCCAAAACTTCACTTAATTTCACTTGGTTGTAATAAAAATTTAGTTGATTCAGAAATAATGCTAGGACGCTTGCAAAACTACGATATAACTGGCGATATCAGCGATGCCGACGTCATCATCGTAAATACCTGTGGCTTTATAAAATCTGCCAAAGAAGAGAGCATACAAACTATACTTGAGATGCACGAAGCTCGTAAAAATGGCTCATTACTCGTTGTGACTGGCTGTCTTATGCAACGCTACAAAGATGAGCTTATGAAAGAGCTGCCTGAAGTTGATTTATTTACCGGTGTGGCCGACTATGACAAGATCGATGAGATCATCTTAAAAAAGCAAAATTTATTTAGCCCGCAAACTTATCTGCAAGCAAATGAAGAGCGTGTGATAACTGGCTCAAACTACCACGCCTACATCAAAATTTCAGAGGGCTGTAACCAAAAATGTAGTTTTTGTGCCATTCCAACTTTTAAAGGAAAACTAAAATCGCGCTCGCTTGAAAACATCGTAAATGAGGTTAAAAATCTGGTCAAAAAAGGCTACTACGACTTTAGCTTTTTATCTCAAGACTCAAGCTCATATATGCGCGATCAAGGCGTTAGCGACGGGCTTATAAATTTAATAGACGAGATAGAAAAGATAAAGGGCGTAAGGAGTGCCAGGATACTTTATCTCTATCCAAGCACGACTAGTAAGGAGCTAATTGAGCGCATCATCGCCTCGCCTGTCTTTCACAACTACTTTGACATGCCGATCCAACACATCAGCGAAGACATGCTAAAGATAATGAAGCGTGGAAGTGGCGCTAAAAAGATTAAAGAGCTTTTAAATTTAATGAGAAATGCCGAGAATTCATTCTTACGAACTGGTGTCATCGTGGGACACCCTGGTGAGAGCGAGGAGGATTTTGAGGAGCTTTGCAAATTTTTAGAAGAGTTTAAATTTGATAGAATTTCAGCCTTTGCCTACTCAAAAGAGGAAGATACTGCCTCTTTTGAAATGGAGCAAATCCCAGCCAAAATCATTTCAAAAAGACTAAATAAGATAGAAAAGATCACTAAAAAATTGATAAATGAGAGCTTGCAAAAAGAGATTGGCAAGCAAATTTATGCTTCTCTTGAGGGCGAAAGCAGCGAGGGCGAGATGTTTTACGCAGCCAAAAAAGACATCTGGGATAAAGATATAGACGGCGAAATTTTAATAAACGAGAGCGATGTAAAAGAGCTTGAGATCGGCTCGCTCTACCTCTGCGAGGTCACTGACGTGGTCGATCAAAAGCTGATCGCTAAAATCATCAAAAAAGCAAAATGA
- a CDS encoding YqhA family protein: MRKIFEKILLASNSFTLFPVVFGLLGAIVLFIIASYDVGKVLLEVYKYFFAADFHVENFHSEVVGEIVGAIDLYLMALVLYIFSFGIYELFISEITQLKQSKQSKVLEVHSLDELKDKLGKVIVMVLIVNFFQRVLHANFTTPLEMAYLAASILALCLGLYFLHKGDH; this comes from the coding sequence TTGCGTAAGATATTTGAAAAAATTTTGCTTGCAAGCAACAGCTTTACACTTTTTCCAGTAGTTTTTGGACTTTTAGGCGCGATCGTACTTTTTATCATCGCAAGTTACGACGTTGGCAAAGTACTTTTAGAGGTTTATAAATATTTCTTTGCTGCAGATTTTCACGTTGAAAATTTCCACTCAGAAGTCGTTGGCGAGATTGTTGGAGCGATCGATCTATACTTGATGGCGCTTGTTCTTTATATATTTAGCTTCGGAATTTACGAGCTTTTCATCTCAGAGATCACACAGCTGAAGCAGTCAAAGCAGAGCAAGGTGCTTGAAGTTCATTCGCTTGATGAGCTAAAAGACAAGCTTGGCAAAGTGATCGTCATGGTTTTAATCGTAAATTTCTTCCAAAGGGTGCTTCACGCAAACTTTACAACACCGCTTGAGATGGCCTATCTTGCGGCTTCTATCCTAGCACTTTGCCTTGGACTTTACTTCCTTCACAAGGGAGATCACTAA
- the tilS gene encoding tRNA lysidine(34) synthetase TilS has translation MISQNVREKLSSGANLLAFSHGIDSTALFYILEEAGIKFDLAMVDYNVREQSKSEIKSAKELADKFGKKIYTKSVFLDKSNFEKLARDARYEFFSEICQKFGYENLILAHQFDDKFEWFLMQLSKGAGLKELFGMSELKKRKHFWLVRPLLNLRKKELQNYLDERNLRYFIDDTNLKGEFKRSFMRLNFSEPFLDRYFSGVQKSFEFLEADRQILMPSITKISDEIFIIKNDSNVIRGVDMAAKELNVLLSKAQKDELSTNLAKQTSVVLSGKIAVGYADTYLLVTPFCKAIMPKIFKEKARILKIPAINRGYLFAINFDLSKLNSNKY, from the coding sequence ATGATAAGCCAAAATGTACGAGAAAAGCTAAGCTCAGGTGCAAACCTGCTTGCATTCTCGCACGGCATAGACAGCACCGCACTTTTTTACATTTTAGAAGAGGCTGGGATCAAATTTGATCTAGCAATGGTTGATTACAATGTTCGAGAGCAAAGTAAAAGCGAGATAAAAAGCGCAAAAGAACTCGCGGATAAATTTGGTAAAAAAATTTATACAAAAAGCGTTTTTTTAGATAAGTCAAATTTTGAAAAACTCGCACGTGATGCAAGATATGAGTTTTTTAGCGAAATTTGTCAAAAATTTGGCTACGAAAATTTGATCCTAGCGCATCAGTTTGACGATAAATTTGAGTGGTTTTTGATGCAGCTTAGTAAGGGTGCTGGGCTAAAAGAGCTCTTTGGTATGAGCGAGCTTAAAAAGAGAAAGCACTTTTGGCTAGTTAGGCCGCTTTTAAATTTACGCAAAAAAGAGCTTCAAAACTATCTTGATGAGAGAAATTTACGCTATTTTATCGATGATACAAATTTAAAAGGCGAGTTTAAAAGAAGCTTCATGAGGCTAAATTTTAGTGAGCCATTTTTGGATAGATATTTTAGTGGCGTGCAAAAGAGCTTTGAGTTTTTAGAAGCTGATAGACAAATTTTAATGCCAAGTATCACAAAAATAAGCGATGAAATTTTTATCATAAAAAATGATAGTAATGTGATACGAGGCGTTGATATGGCAGCAAAAGAGTTAAACGTGCTTCTAAGCAAAGCTCAAAAAGATGAGCTAAGCACAAATTTAGCAAAGCAAACAAGCGTGGTGCTAAGTGGCAAGATCGCTGTCGGATACGCAGACACTTACCTTTTAGTAACTCCATTTTGCAAAGCCATAATGCCAAAAATTTTTAAAGAGAAGGCTAGAATTTTAAAAATTCCAGCTATAAATAGAGGCTATCTTTTTGCTATAAATTTTGATTTATCAAAATTAAATTCTAATAAATATTGA
- a CDS encoding DUF488 domain-containing protein has product MFKAYRIYDFIKDDSLDMKAAFVDRLYPRGIRKEIFSNFLWLKDITPSTTLREWFHEDREARFDEFCEKFELELDNETARSCFKMLKKLEKEHGDIALLTASKDINLCHIVVLLKILNK; this is encoded by the coding sequence ATGTTTAAAGCTTATAGAATTTATGATTTTATCAAAGATGATAGTTTGGATATGAAGGCGGCTTTTGTTGATAGACTCTATCCAAGAGGCATAAGAAAAGAGATATTTTCAAATTTCCTTTGGTTAAAAGATATCACGCCAAGCACTACTTTAAGAGAGTGGTTTCATGAAGATAGAGAAGCTAGGTTTGATGAGTTTTGTGAGAAATTTGAGCTTGAGCTTGATAATGAAACAGCGCGATCTTGCTTTAAAATGCTAAAAAAACTAGAAAAAGAGCATGGCGATATAGCACTTCTAACAGCTAGCAAAGATATAAATCTTTGCCATATCGTTGTGTTATTAAAAATTTTAAATAAGTAG
- a CDS encoding aspartate-semialdehyde dehydrogenase, with translation MRKFNVAVVGATGAVGEELFRVMEEVDFPVGELLPLASAKSAGSEIEFNGKYYKVKELTEKVFSEHEIDIAFFSAGGSVSEKFAKFAADSGAVVIDNTSHFRMDKDIPLVVPECNPSDIAMWKNRGIIANPNCSTIQMVQILKPLNDAFSINRVDVSTYQAASGAGKEGMEELVVQMQKFFEFKLDECEPKVFAHRLALNVIPHIDVFLDNDYTKEEMKMVNETQKILHKDIEVSATCVRVPVLRSHSEAITIHFDKDVSADAAREILSKAPSVVVVDNPANKEYPMPIISSDTNETYVGRIRVDNYRPNVLHLWCSADQIRVGAATNAVRIAQKWIAMQE, from the coding sequence ATGAGAAAATTTAACGTAGCTGTCGTTGGTGCTACTGGAGCGGTCGGCGAAGAGCTTTTTAGAGTTATGGAAGAGGTTGATTTCCCAGTTGGAGAGCTTTTGCCGCTTGCTAGTGCAAAAAGTGCTGGTAGTGAGATTGAATTTAATGGCAAATATTACAAGGTAAAAGAGCTAACCGAAAAGGTTTTTAGCGAGCACGAGATAGATATTGCTTTTTTTAGTGCGGGCGGTTCAGTCTCAGAGAAATTTGCCAAATTTGCAGCTGATAGTGGCGCAGTAGTCATCGATAACACCAGCCATTTTAGGATGGATAAAGATATCCCTCTTGTTGTGCCAGAGTGCAATCCAAGCGACATTGCTATGTGGAAAAACCGCGGTATCATCGCAAATCCAAACTGCTCGACTATCCAAATGGTGCAAATTTTAAAACCGTTAAACGACGCTTTTAGTATCAATAGAGTCGATGTTTCTACATACCAAGCAGCAAGCGGTGCTGGCAAAGAGGGCATGGAAGAGCTTGTCGTTCAAATGCAAAAATTCTTTGAGTTTAAACTTGATGAGTGTGAGCCAAAGGTATTTGCACACCGCCTAGCGCTAAACGTGATCCCACACATCGATGTCTTTTTGGACAATGACTACACAAAAGAAGAGATGAAAATGGTCAATGAGACGCAAAAAATTCTTCACAAAGATATAGAAGTTAGCGCTACCTGTGTGCGTGTGCCAGTGCTTAGAAGCCACTCAGAGGCGATCACTATCCACTTTGATAAAGATGTAAGTGCGGATGCAGCAAGAGAAATTTTAAGCAAGGCTCCAAGCGTCGTTGTAGTCGATAATCCAGCAAATAAAGAGTATCCGATGCCTATCATTTCAAGCGATACAAATGAGACTTATGTCGGTAGGATCAGAGTCGATAATTACAGACCTAATGTGCTTCACCTTTGGTGCAGTGCCGATCAGATCCGCGTAGGGGCTGCTACAAATGCTGTCAGGATCGCACAAAAGTGGATCGCGATGCAAGAGTAA
- a CDS encoding LPP20 family lipoprotein produces MKVKILSFALMIAIFGGCSFNGFMGEPTSTSNRNVVIQKVDKDDLREVMKKEKMIYDSAPRETTFRATGEGIAPLNSLSYAQSVTLAKRAAMADAYSQLAGKLYGVKINAEDTVRDAMLNDSSITSKVQGLVKNARIVNENFKDGLYKVNMELKIDEDKWREVFSY; encoded by the coding sequence ATGAAAGTTAAAATTTTATCTTTTGCTTTGATGATCGCTATTTTTGGCGGTTGCTCATTTAATGGCTTTATGGGCGAGCCAACTAGCACATCAAACCGCAACGTAGTCATCCAAAAGGTCGATAAAGACGATCTTAGAGAGGTGATGAAAAAAGAGAAGATGATATATGATAGCGCTCCAAGAGAGACCACTTTTAGAGCCACAGGCGAGGGCATAGCCCCGCTAAATTCGCTCTCATACGCTCAGTCTGTTACACTTGCGAAAAGAGCGGCGATGGCTGATGCTTATTCGCAGCTTGCAGGCAAGCTTTATGGCGTAAAGATCAACGCTGAAGACACCGTAAGAGATGCGATGCTAAATGATTCATCTATCACTTCAAAGGTTCAAGGTCTTGTCAAAAATGCAAGGATCGTGAATGAAAATTTCAAAGACGGGCTTTATAAGGTAAATATGGAGCTTAAGATAGACGAAGATAAGTGGCGAGAAGTCTTTTCTTACTAA
- the panC gene encoding pantoate--beta-alanine ligase, with protein sequence MQIIRTIKELEEFVSNASGKIGFVPTMGALHNGHVSLIKKCVSENEISIVSTFVNPTQFLPGEDLDKYPRNEQNDIKICEQNGVSAIFIPDASELYFEDEPLIVAPKKFSAILEGKTRPGHFDGVLRVLNKLFRLTRANSVYMGKKDTQQLIIVQNMIKTFFINASLVACDIVREPDGLALSSRNVYICDEDKCNALRLSRSLNKAQNLIQNGEEDASEIKTKMLEVLEPLKVDYVAITDRNLNEISKIEKENTIILVAAYVGKTRLIDNIWI encoded by the coding sequence ATGCAAATCATAAGAACTATAAAAGAACTTGAGGAATTTGTCTCAAATGCAAGCGGCAAGATCGGTTTTGTCCCAACAATGGGCGCACTTCATAACGGACACGTTAGCCTTATAAAAAAATGCGTGAGCGAAAATGAGATAAGCATCGTCTCAACTTTTGTAAATCCAACACAATTTTTACCAGGCGAAGATCTAGATAAATACCCAAGAAACGAGCAAAATGACATTAAAATTTGTGAGCAAAATGGCGTTAGTGCTATTTTTATTCCAGATGCTAGTGAGCTTTACTTTGAAGATGAACCTCTAATCGTCGCTCCAAAGAAATTTTCAGCCATCTTAGAAGGCAAAACTAGACCTGGACACTTTGATGGCGTCTTAAGGGTACTAAACAAGCTATTTCGCCTAACTCGTGCAAATAGCGTTTACATGGGCAAAAAAGACACACAACAACTAATCATAGTACAAAACATGATAAAGACATTTTTTATAAATGCCAGCCTAGTGGCTTGTGATATCGTTAGAGAGCCAGATGGACTTGCACTTTCAAGTAGAAACGTCTATATCTGCGACGAAGATAAATGTAATGCTCTAAGGCTTTCAAGATCGCTAAATAAAGCACAAAATTTGATCCAAAATGGCGAGGAAGACGCAAGTGAGATCAAAACAAAGATGCTTGAGGTGCTAGAGCCGTTAAAGGTTGATTATGTCGCTATTACAGATAGAAATTTAAACGAGATTTCAAAAATAGAAAAAGAAAATACCATTATTTTAGTAGCGGCTTATGTCGGCAAAACTAGACTAATAGACAACATCTGGATCTAA
- the hemE gene encoding uroporphyrinogen decarboxylase → MIFIDACLKKPTPYTPVWMMRQAGRYLPEYMRVRAQAGDFLSLCKDYKKASEVTLQPVEILGVDAAILFSDILVVPLEMGMDLRFEKGEGPVFSEPLRDKAALDALSIEKSTKNLAYVYDTIKLTRENLAKDKALIGFCGAPWTIATYMIEGGGSKTYAVCKKMLYQNPEFLHQILEKVTQALILYVKEQIRAGVNAVQIFDSWAAALEEQAYFEFGFSYINKIVDSVKAEFPEIPVIVFPKGISGYLDKISGKFDVFGVDWSTPIELAKEKLSPRYVLQGNMEPTRLYSKKAIDEGVDKILSTMKGVPHIFNLGHGILPDVPVENAKYFIKQVQTKSAR, encoded by the coding sequence ATGATTTTTATAGACGCTTGTCTTAAAAAACCTACCCCTTATACGCCTGTTTGGATGATGCGCCAAGCTGGTAGATATCTGCCAGAGTATATGCGAGTACGCGCGCAAGCAGGGGATTTTTTATCGCTTTGTAAAGACTACAAAAAGGCTAGCGAGGTCACGCTTCAGCCAGTTGAAATTCTAGGCGTTGATGCGGCGATTTTATTTAGCGACATTCTCGTTGTGCCTCTTGAAATGGGCATGGATCTACGTTTTGAAAAGGGCGAGGGACCAGTTTTTAGTGAGCCTTTACGTGATAAAGCCGCACTTGACGCGCTAAGTATCGAAAAATCGACTAAAAATTTAGCATACGTCTATGATACGATAAAGCTCACAAGAGAAAATTTAGCCAAAGACAAGGCTCTCATTGGCTTTTGCGGTGCCCCATGGACGATAGCTACATATATGATAGAAGGTGGTGGCAGTAAAACTTATGCGGTCTGTAAAAAAATGCTCTATCAAAATCCAGAATTTTTACATCAAATTTTAGAAAAAGTGACGCAAGCTCTCATCCTTTACGTCAAAGAGCAGATAAGAGCAGGCGTAAATGCGGTACAAATTTTTGATAGCTGGGCAGCTGCACTTGAAGAGCAGGCTTATTTTGAGTTTGGATTTAGCTATATAAACAAAATAGTTGATAGCGTTAAGGCTGAATTTCCAGAAATTCCAGTCATCGTTTTCCCAAAAGGAATAAGCGGCTATCTGGATAAAATTTCAGGAAAATTTGACGTTTTTGGCGTTGATTGGAGCACGCCGATCGAACTAGCAAAAGAAAAACTTAGCCCAAGATACGTCCTTCAAGGCAATATGGAGCCAACAAGGCTTTATAGCAAAAAGGCGATAGATGAAGGCGTGGATAAAATTTTAAGCACGATGAAAGGTGTGCCTCATATTTTCAATCTTGGGCATGGAATTTTGCCTGATGTGCCAGTTGAGAATGCAAAATATTTTATAAAACAGGTACAGACAAAAAGTGCAAGGTAG